GGCGTTGCCGGAGTATTTCGCCTGGTATGGCCCGGAGGACAGGATGGCGGCGGCGGCCAACCGTGGGGCCGACATACTGGCGGCGATGGGCAAGGCCGCCACGCGGTGCGGAGTTTATGTGCTGGCTGGATCGGTGCTTATGCCTGGCTCGGAGGGGAAGGTGCGGAACGTTTCCACGCTGTTCGCGCCTGATGGCTCCATGGTTTCCGAATACCAGAAAATGAAAATGTTCGACGCGCAGACCGCCGTGCGCGCATACCACGAAAGCGATTTTCTCGAACCTGGCCAAAACGCCGTGACCACCCAGTTAGACGAGTGGACATTGGGCCTGGCCATCTGTTTTGAACTGAGGTTTCCCGCGCTTTTCCTCAAGTTGCGCGAAATGGGGGCCAACCTTATCGCAGTCCCATCAGCTTTCACACATGAGACCGGGAAGGACCACTGGTCCACACTTGTGAAATGCCGGGCCATGGACACCCAAAGCTACATGATCGCCCCCGCCCTCACTGGCGAATCGTCCGGGGGCAAGAAATGTTTCGGCCACACGATGATCGTCGGCCCCTGGGGGGAGGTTATGGCGTCGCGGGATGAAGGGGAGGGGTATGTGGTGGCGGACATATCGCTCGAGCGGGTGGAGGAAGTGCGCGACAGGATGAAACTGGGGTAAACCTTATTTCCGCCTCCTGTTTTCATTCATTTCATCGATAAAACGGCTAAGGGTGATTATCCGTATCCCCTGATACTCCCGCAAGGCCAGCATCGCCTTATTTCCGGTCACTATGATATCGGCTTTGCCAGCCACGGCGCATTCAAGGATGCGGTTGCCGGTTTCGTCCTTAAGGACGCTGAGCCTGTTTCTGGAATGGACCATGCCGCCAAGGCCGGAAAGGATGTTGCATGGCCAAATTCGCCGGAGATCCCGCCCCCACTTTCGCGGAGCTGATGAACAACACCAACGGCCAGGGGCTTGGCGGCGGCATGATAATGAATCCCAACATGTCCGCCATTCCCCAATACCAGCCCGGCGCCGTGGTTCCCGTGAAAATATCGAAAAAAGATCGAAACAAGGTTGTCATAGACATTAAACGGTGACGGCCTGGCGGCGCGCCTCTCAATTCAAAGACGAAAATTTCTCAATTCCAGCCAGACGCGGAGTTTCCCGCGAAAATATTCAGGAGTGACCCTCATGATAGCCGTACCAGGCTAAAATTAATCGCCGCCGCGCCTTGTGTCCGCTTATATTCCGGCTGTTTTCGCCCCTTTGCGCGCCTTTCAAAAATTTCCAAAGATAAAAACAAAAAGCAGTTGACACTGATATATGCGCCGCATATACTTAACCTTTTCCCGGATTGGGGAAGGGCAAACGCTCTTTTTTAATAGGCCGGTGGATGCGGTGGCGCAATAACAGGCGCTGTGCGAAGTAATAACGGTTTTAAGGACATATGGAAGCGATTCAAGCTAGCGCGACGCTGAGGTTTACGCGTGTCGCGGCGCAGAAGGCCCGGCTGGTGGCGGACATGATCCGCGGCAAAAAGGTGGCCGACGCGAAGGGCATGCTCAGCTTTTCGCCGAAAAAGAGCGCCGGGCTCATGCTAAAACTGCTCAATTCCGCCGTGGCCAACGCCGAGGCGAAGAATGTGGAGGATCCGGAGATACTGGAAGTTTCCGGCGTATGGGTAAACCAGGGTCCGGCGATGCGCAGGCAGCGCCCCCGGGCCAGGGGCCGTGCGGACATTTTAAGGCGCCCGACGGCCCACATCACGATAGTGGTGAAGGAGAACGAGGAGGCCAAGCGCGTCCAGTCGGCCAAGCTTGCCGCCGTGGAGGCCAAGAAGGCCAAGAAGAGGGCCGCAAAGGCCGAAGGCGCCGCAAAGGCTGAGCCCAAGGAGGCCAAGGACGCCCCGAAGGAAGTCAAGGAGAAAAAGCCGGCGAAGGAGGCCGCCGAAAAGGAAGCCGCCAAGCCGGAGAAAAAGAAGCCTGCCGAGGGCAAGGCCAAAACCGCCACGAAACCCGCCGCGAAGAAAAAGGCGGAGTGATTAAGGAGAGCGTGATTTAAATGGGTCAGAAGACGCATCCCACGGGATTTCGGCTGGGGATCATCAAAAAGTGGGAGTCCAACTGGTACGCCGCCGGCCCCACGTACGCCGACAGCCTCCACAGCGACATCAAGCTGCGCAAGCACATCAAAAAAGAGCTTTACCATTCCGGAGTGGCCAGCGTCCAGATAGAGCGCAAGGGCAAGCAGGTGAAGATAAACATCTTCGCCGCCAAGCCTGGCATCATCATCGGCAAGAAGGGTCAGGAAGTGGACAAGCTGAAGAACGCCATCTCCAAGATGCTCCCTGGGCACGAGGTGTTCCTGAACATAAAAGAAGAGCGCAAGCCGGAGATAAACGCCCAGCTTGTGGCCGAGAATATAGCCATGCAGCTTGAAAGGCGCGTGGCCTTCCGCAGGGCGATGAAAAAGGCGGTCTCCACGGCGCTGCGTTTCGGGGCCAAGGGGATCCGGGTGAACTGTTCTGGCAGGCTTGCCGGGGCGGAGATAGCCCGGGCCGAGTGGTACCGCGAAGGGCGCGTTCCCCTTCACACGATCCGGGCGGACGTGGACTTCGGCTTTGCCGAGGCCCGCACCACTTTCGGTGTGATCGGGGTGAAGTGCTGGGTATATAAAGGGGACGTCTATTTCGGCAAGGACGCCCGCAGGCTCGAGGAGCAGAGGAAGCTTCGCAGCCAGAAACAGATAGAAGAGGCCGTCGAGGCCGCCCGGGCCGACCTTGGCATCGGAGAGGACGCGGCGGGACCCGCCGAGGATTTCGAGGAGTAAAAGCGGATGCTAAGCCCCAAAAAAGTAAAATACAGGAAACGCCAGAAGGGGCGCACCAAGCGCACCGCATGGCGCGGCTCTAAAATAGCCTTCGGCAAGTACGCGTTGCAGACGCTCGATCCGGGCTTTATAAGCAACCGGCAGATCGAGGCGGCCCGTATCGCCATAAGCAGGCATGTCAAGCGCGGCGGCCAGCTTTGGATAATGATATTCCCGGACAAGCCGTTGACCAAGA
This DNA window, taken from Nitrospinota bacterium, encodes the following:
- the rpsC gene encoding 30S ribosomal protein S3, whose protein sequence is MGQKTHPTGFRLGIIKKWESNWYAAGPTYADSLHSDIKLRKHIKKELYHSGVASVQIERKGKQVKINIFAAKPGIIIGKKGQEVDKLKNAISKMLPGHEVFLNIKEERKPEINAQLVAENIAMQLERRVAFRRAMKKAVSTALRFGAKGIRVNCSGRLAGAEIARAEWYREGRVPLHTIRADVDFGFAEARTTFGVIGVKCWVYKGDVYFGKDARRLEEQRKLRSQKQIEEAVEAARADLGIGEDAAGPAEDFEE
- the rplV gene encoding 50S ribosomal protein L22 produces the protein MEAIQASATLRFTRVAAQKARLVADMIRGKKVADAKGMLSFSPKKSAGLMLKLLNSAVANAEAKNVEDPEILEVSGVWVNQGPAMRRQRPRARGRADILRRPTAHITIVVKENEEAKRVQSAKLAAVEAKKAKKRAAKAEGAAKAEPKEAKDAPKEVKEKKPAKEAAEKEAAKPEKKKPAEGKAKTATKPAAKKKAE
- a CDS encoding carbon-nitrogen hydrolase family protein; the encoded protein is MIVAAAQMVAGTDIGSALGRAETIICQAAGDGARLVALPEYFAWYGPEDRMAAAANRGADILAAMGKAATRCGVYVLAGSVLMPGSEGKVRNVSTLFAPDGSMVSEYQKMKMFDAQTAVRAYHESDFLEPGQNAVTTQLDEWTLGLAICFELRFPALFLKLREMGANLIAVPSAFTHETGKDHWSTLVKCRAMDTQSYMIAPALTGESSGGKKCFGHTMIVGPWGEVMASRDEGEGYVVADISLERVEEVRDRMKLG
- the rplP gene encoding 50S ribosomal protein L16; its protein translation is MLSPKKVKYRKRQKGRTKRTAWRGSKIAFGKYALQTLDPGFISNRQIEAARIAISRHVKRGGQLWIMIFPDKPLTKKPLEVRMGKGKGAPEFWVARVRKGRILFELDGVEAAVAEEAMRLAAHKLPVATRFLNKEERTFVL